GGGCCCGATAAGACGTGCCCGGGCCTTAGCCTGAATCCGTGGATGGGTGATTTCGTGTTGCCGTCGACGCGGTTGTTTTGGGATGCGGCCGAGTGTGGCGCGGTGGGGCGTGGGTGATCCGCTGGCCTGTACCAGCTTTCCTTTGGGTTCCTTGGGTCGGGCCTGGGATGGCGGGGCGGACAGGGCTTGGAAGGTGGGGTCAGGCGGCGCGGGGTTGCGCGATCGGGTAACCGATGACGTTGTGCCACAGGGCCTTCCATCTGGCTCGCCAATGCCAGTGGGCGGGTAGGTGCAGCATTGGTTTGCGGGCCGGGGCGGCGAAGCGGGCCGGGATGTTGATCAGGTCGCGGCGCAGGGTAGCCCCGCGGGCCACGGCATGGTGGCCACCGGCGAGGGTGCCGACGGCGCGCAGCAGGTTATGGGCGATCACCGCGCAGGCCAGCCAGGCGCAGTTGGCCGCGAACAGCCCCGACGGGATGTGTGCCAGTGGGCCGTCGATTAAATCGGCGAAGGTGGTTTCGATGATGGCGTGGCGTCGGTGGGTGATATCGGCCTGGTCGACCGGCAGCGCGGAGTTGGTGACAAACGGGTGATAGCGCCACACCGGAAACAACGCATCCAGGTGGCGGGCGTCTTTGACCCGGCGCACTACCAGCCGCACGGTCAGTGTTCGGCCGCGGGCCAGGCGCAGGGTGTAGGGGTTTCGGCGACCTGGGCATCGGAGATCAACGCCCCGGTGTCGGGGTCTTCGACCGCGCCCGGGTAGTGCACCGGGGTCCAGGCGGCCTCGTCGATGGCGGCGATCGCGGCGTTGATGCGCTTGTTGCGGCTGATCGACAGGGAGAATTCGGCGCCTCGCTGAATGCAGGTGGTGATCACTTTCTTGGTGCCAAACATTGAGTCGCCGCGCACCAGGATCGGCGCGTCGGGGTTGATCGCTTTCGCGGTGGTGATCGCCTGCTTGAGCTGGTATGCGGCACCGCGCCCGGAGGCGGCTTTGCCGCTCCGTAGCTGCGCCTCGGCGATCACCGGCGCGGCGGTCGCCGTGGAGATGGTGGTGATCTGTGGGGACAGGCCCAGCCGCAGCAGCGCGCGGCTGGCGATCTTGGCATGACCGAAGGAGGCGCCCTGCTTGGCGTGGCCGTAGACCGGGCGCAGCAGCGAGTCGATGTCCAAAAACATCCGCTCGTCGGCGCCAGCCAGCAGCGGGTGCGCGCCGCCAGTGCGATCAGATGCTCGCGGGCCACTGCGGCGAGTTGTTTGGTATGCCCGAAGGTGAACTCGCGCAAAAAGATCCCCAACGTCGATGGGGCATATACCTCGTTGAACACCCGGGGTGTGCCGCCGGCGCGCAGCACATTGGCATCATCGATGCTGTCCGCGCCGCACATCATCCCGGCGACGATCGAGGTCAGCTTGCCAGCCGGGTTGACCGCGCCGGACTTCACCCGAGTCGACGGCAGATCCACGCGCTCGTTGATCAATTCCGAAAGACCGGTCTGCTCAGCCAGTTCCAGCACTGGCACCAACCCGGCCGCCGACAGCAGATTCTGCTCGTCAAACACCGCCGATCCGGTGGTGAACGTATACGATGAGTGCATCGAAAGTGCCTTCCCGGACTATGGACAAATGCGGCCTCAGCACTCGTATTGTCCCAGTTCAGAAGGCATTTTCGCTGTTCACACGCCGATCAAATCACCGGAACCATCCACGGATTTAGGCTTAGGGGCGGCCGTGGGCGGCTACCTCACGACAGTGGCCAACCGGGTGTTGGTCGTCGGATCCGGTGGGCTATCGCATGATCCACCGATGCCCACGTTGGCCACTGCCTCGCCATCCGCCCTGGAGCGCATCGTGCACGGCCGGCCCCTGACGCCCGAACAGCGGCGGGCCCGGCAGGTCGCCGTGATGGAGGCGGCGCACCACTTCGCGCACGGCGAGAGCCAACAGCAACCCCTCAACCCCGCATGGGATCACCGCTTGCTGGAAATCCTCGATCACGGTCACCTCGCCGACCTCGATTCCTGGTCGAACTCGTGGATCACACACGAGGCGGGCAACTCCGCGCACGAAATCCGCACCTGGGTTGCCGCTTTCGCCGCGCTGGCCACTCAGGGTGCATACAAGACGCTGCTGCGCTACTACCGGCCCGCACCCGAGCTGATCGCCGCTTTCGCCGTCCGAACGGCGGTGCCGGCATGACCGGGGTGTTCGACCATCTCGTCGACGTGCTCGTGGTGGGCTCCGGCGGCGGCGGGATGACCGCTGCATTGGCCGCCGACGCATCCGGGCTCGACACCCTGATCGTGGAAAAGTCGTCCCATTTCGGGGGATCGACCGCGCTCTCAGGCGGGGGTATTTGGGTGCCCGGTGCGCCAGCGCAGAAGCGAGAAGGCTATAGCCCCTCTCCGGGTGATGTTTTCGAATACCTGCGCCAGATCACCGGCGGCCTAGTCAGCGACGCCCGCTTACGGCAGTACGTCGAGGCTGCTCCAGTGATGATGGAGTTCCTGGAGCAGACCAGTCCGTGGTTGGAGTTCGTGTGGAAGCCCGGCTACGCCGACTATTACCCTGAGCTGCCCGGAGGCTCGGCGCTCGGCAGCACGATTAACGTGCCGGCCATCGACCTCCGCGCGTTGGGCGACGAAGAGCAGCACCTGCTGGCTCCGCTTACCCTGACGCCGAAGGGAATCTGGCTAGGGCCCAAGGATCTTCGTCTTTTCTATCAGATCCGTCAGAACTGGCGCGGCAAAGCCGTGCTGGTGAAGCTGATTTGGCGGATGGCGAGAGCAAGGCTGTTCGGCGAGCGAATGGCCGCAATCGGGCAGTCGCTGGCGGCGCGGCTGCGGCTGGCGCTGAAGGAGCGCGGAATCCCGATATGGCTGGGCGCTCCGATGACCGAGCTGATCACCGACGGCGACGGTGCGGTGATCGGCGCCGTGATCGAGCGCGACGGGTTGGCGCAGCGGATCGGTGCGCGCCGCGGGGTCATCCTGGCCACCGGGGGCTTCGACCATGACTTGGACTGGCGCAGGCGGTATCTGCCGGTCCTGGAAAAAGACTGGAGTTTTGGTAATCCCCTGGCCACGGGTGACGGTATCCGGGCAGGTGAGAAGGTCGGCGGCTCAACCGAACTACTCGATGAGGCGTGGTGGTTCCCGGCTATCCAGTGGCCCGACGGACGCCTGCAATTCATGCTCAACGAGCGGATGATGCCGTCGCAATTCGTGGTCAACGGCGCGGGCAAGCGATTCGTGAACGAAGCAGCTCCTTACATGGACTTCGCGCACGCCATGATCGAGGGTCAGCGCTTCGGGGTCAGCCACATTCCGTGCTGGCTGATCACCGACATCCGATCGTTTCGCCGCTACGTCATTGCCGGGCATCTGCCGATCCCCAAGGTGCCCTTCGCGCCGGTTCCCACCGGCCGGAAGGTACCCAGGGCATGGCTGCAGTCCGGGGTTGTCCACGAGGGCCGCAGCTGGGAGGAACTCGCCGGCAAGATCGATGTGCCCGCCGAGGCGCTGCGGCGTACCGCCGAGCGGTTCAACGAGTTGGCCCGCCGGGGTCATGACGACGACTTCAACCGCGGGGATTCGGCCTACGACAACTACTATGGCGATCCCACCCTCCCCAACCCCAACCTGTACCCACTGACCAAGCCGCCGTACTACGCGTTTCAGATCATTCTCGGTGACCTCGGCACCTCAGGCGGTCTGCGCACCGACGAATACGCCCGGGTACTGCGCAGCGACGACAGCGTGGTGAAAGGCCTTTACGCAGTGGGAAACACGGCTGCATCAGTGATGGGCCGAAGCTATGCAGGTGCCGGTGCCACGATCGGCCCGGCGATGACTTTCGGTTACGTCGCGGCAAAGCACATCGCCAACGAAATCACGACCGCCGCTATCGAATCGACCTCACAACGGAGGTGTTAGGTTATGAAAATCTCGCTCTTCTACGAATTTCCACTGCCGCGCCCGTGGGCACCCGACGATGAGCACAAGCTGTTCCAGGACGGCCTGGAGGAGGTCGAACTGGCCGACAAGGCCGGGTTTTCCACAGTGTGGCTCACCGAGCACCACTTCCTGGAGGAGTACTGCCATTCCACCGCGCCGGAGATTTTTCTCGCCGCAGCGAGCCAACGGACCAACAACATTCGGCTCGGGTTCGGGATCATGCACCTGCCACCGCCCGTCAACCATCCCGCGAGGGTCGCTGAACGCATCGCCACCCTCGACCTGCTGTCCAATGGCCGGGTGGAATTCGGCACCGGTGAGTCGTCGTCGGTCGGTGAATTGGGTGGGTTCGGGATCGACCCCGCCGACAAGCGGGCCATGTGGGAAGAGGCGCTGGAGGTCGCAATACGCTGCATGATCGAGGAGCCGTTCACCGGGTTCAAGGGCCGCCACGTCGAGATGCCGCCCCGCAACGTTGTGCCCAAGCCGCTGCAAAAGCCCCACCCGCCTGTGTGGGTCGCCTGCACACGACCCGCCTCTGTGCAGATGGCCGCGCAGAAATGCATCGGCGCACTAAGTTTCGCCTACACCGGCCCGGGGCCGCTGACCGAACGCGTCAACGGCTACTACAAGGAGTTGGAGGAGCATGGCGCTCCGGTGACGCCGCAGGTCAACCCGAACATCCTGGCCATCGGCGGCGACCTGTCGATGATGGTCGCCCCCACCGATGAGCAGGCCGTCGAACGCCTCGGCAAAGGGGGCGGATTCTTCGCATTCGGAATAATGCACTACTACATGACCGGTACGCACACACCCGGTCGGACCGGCGTCTGGAAGAGATATCTCGAAGAAGTCGACAAGGATCCGACGCTCGCCTACGGACCCGGGCGAGGCCCGATCGGCAGCCCGGCCACGGTGCGGGAGTTCCTGCGCGGCTACGAGGAAAGCGGCGTCGACGAACTCATCCTGTTGCTCACCCCGCGAACCCACGAGGCGACGATGGAATCGATCGAGCTGATGGGCAAGCAGGTGCTTCCTGAGTTCATCGACCGCGACGAGAAGGCGAGGACCGACAAAGCCAAGCGGCTGGAACCGATCATCGAAAAGTTGGAGGCGCGCCGACCCGAATCGCATGCCCCGGAATTCGACGAGAGCTACGCATTCGGCGGCCTGCCCACCGGTCGAGACCACTACACGGCAAACGAGGTCTCCTTGGCGATGGACGAGATGAACGCCGGCATCGAGCAAGCCGCCAAGAGACTCAAGCAGGAAGGGTGGGCCAGCAGAAACCCGGCCGCCGACCAGCAGCGAACGACGTGAACCATGGGACAGATCGACGAACTTTGGCGCTACGACGGCCGGAGGGCGGTGGTGACCGGGTGCTCGTCGGGAATCGGCGCGCAGGTCGCGCATCAGCTCGCCGAGCTCGGCGCCGACGTAGTCGGATTGGACCTGCGTCCACCGCCATTCGACATCAGTGAATTCTTCAAGCTTGACCTGGCCGATCCCGCGTCGATCGACTGCGCCGTCGCTTCGATCGGCGATCGGGTCGATTCGCTGTTCAACGTCGCCGGTGTCTCCTCGGGAATCGGCGACCCGCTGCGGGTCGTCACCATCAACTTCCTCGGCCTGCGCCAGCTCACCGAGGCGGTCATCCCTACGATGCCCGCTGGATCGAGCATCGTGAGCGTGTCCTCGCTAGCGGCCGCCTCGTACCGGGAGCATCAAGACCAGGTGGCTGGTCTGCTGCGTACCCAGACGATGGCCGAGGGGATAGATTGGTGTCGCGCTCAGCGAAATGTACTGGCCGACGGGGGCTACCGGTTGTCGAAAGAGGCGATCATCCTCTACACGATGAAGAACACTGTGCCTTTGGGCGCAAGAGGCGTTCGCATCAACTGCACCGGCCCGGGCGTCACCGAAACCCCGATACTCGACCAGCTGCGTAATGCCTACGGTCAGCCGTATCTCGACAACATCGCCAAACCGCTGGGCCGCAATGCCGAACCCGCTGAACAGGCCGCGGTGCTGGTGTTCCTCAACAGTCGTGCCGCCAGTTACATCACTGGCCAAGTTGTATGGGTCGACGGCGGCAATATCGGTGCTGCCATCGGCCGCGACCTCGAGAGAAGAGGGGTCCCGTGGCCAGCTTGACCGAATTCCGCAAAGTCGCCCGCCAAGTGTGCAATTGGGGACGCTGGGGTGACGCCGACGAACTCGGCACACTGAACTTCATCACCGCCGAGAAAGTCGCCGAGGCGGCATCCTTGGTCAAGCACGGCAAGGTCTTTCCGCTCGGCGTCGACTTCGGCTCGGGTGGCCCGCAGGGCGCGTTTCAGTTTCGTCATAATCCGATGCACGTGATGACCGTCGACGGCGGGGACGCCAGTACACTGGCCCGCTATGGTCCCCGGTGGGCCCGCAACACTGTCGCACAGCAACTGAGCGGATATTTCGAGGACAATCCGTTCCGATTCAACGACGACATGATCATCATGCCGCTGCAGGCGGCCACCCAATGGGATGCGCTGTCTCACGTCTACTACGACGATCAGCTCTACAACGGGTTTCCGGCGAGCTCAGTGACCAGCTTCGGTGCATATCACTGCGGTATTGACAAAGTCGATGGAAAAGGCATCACCTCTCGAGGAGTGCTGTTGGACCTTGTCCGGCATCGGGGCGTGGAAACCTTTCTGGAGCTAGGCAATCCGATCACCCCCGAAGAATTGGACCAGGTCGCTCGGTCCCAGAAAGTGAAAGTTGGGCGTGGTGACATCGTGTTGGTCCGAACCGGCTGGTGGGCAAGGTTTCTAAGCACTGGTGACGGCAGTGAACTCGGGTCGGGATTGGACTGGCGTTGCGCGGCTTGGCTTTACGATCACGACATCGCAGCTGTCGCCGCTGACAACCTGATGGTCGAAGACCCGCTCTCTGGGGTCGAGGGAACTTTTCTGCCGATGCACATGCTGTGCCTGCGGGATATGGGGTTGATGCTCGGCGAATACTGGGACCTCACCGCGCTGGCCGAAGACTGTGCTGCCGACGGTGTCTACGACTTCCAACTCGTCGCCCCGCCGCTGAGAGTAATTGGTGCCGTGGGCTCTCCGGTCAATCCCATCGCAATAAAGTAGGTATGCCATGACGCAAAGCATTGGGCCGTTGGTTGTCGGGGTCGGAGGCACCCTGCGCTCCAACTCATCGACGGAACGAGCGCTGCGGCACTGCCTGGCATCGGTGGAAAGACAAGGTGGTCGTGTCAGATTGTATTGCGGCGCCGACATCGAACTGCCGATGTACAACCCGCACGACCCGGCCCGCACCCCGAAAGCGGTCGAGCTTATCAGCGCGCTGCGGGAGGCCGACGCCGTCATCGTCGGCTCGCCGGGCTACCACGGCGGCGTGTCCGGGCTGGTGAAGAATGCGCTGGACTACATCGAGGACATGCGCGACGATTCCCGGGTCTACCTCGACAACAAGCCCTGGGGGTGCATCAGCTGCGCCTACGGGTGGCAGGCGGCGGTGGGCACGCTCGATCAGCTGCGAGCCATCGGGCACGCGCTGCGCGCCTGGCCCACTCCGCTGGGCGTTGCAATCAACTCTGCCGACCAGATCTGGGACGAAACGGGCGAACTCGTCGATGCCGGGGTGCGCAGCCAGCTCGAACTGCTGGCGTCACAGGTGCTGACCTTCGCGCGCTCCGCCGGAATCTCGCGCCCCAACTGAGGAGCGGTGTGTGCAGTTTGAGCGCAAAACCATGCTGGTCGACGGGCTCGTCACCAGTTATCTGGA
This Mycobacterium xenopi DNA region includes the following protein-coding sequences:
- a CDS encoding FAD-binding protein; this translates as MTGVFDHLVDVLVVGSGGGGMTAALAADASGLDTLIVEKSSHFGGSTALSGGGIWVPGAPAQKREGYSPSPGDVFEYLRQITGGLVSDARLRQYVEAAPVMMEFLEQTSPWLEFVWKPGYADYYPELPGGSALGSTINVPAIDLRALGDEEQHLLAPLTLTPKGIWLGPKDLRLFYQIRQNWRGKAVLVKLIWRMARARLFGERMAAIGQSLAARLRLALKERGIPIWLGAPMTELITDGDGAVIGAVIERDGLAQRIGARRGVILATGGFDHDLDWRRRYLPVLEKDWSFGNPLATGDGIRAGEKVGGSTELLDEAWWFPAIQWPDGRLQFMLNERMMPSQFVVNGAGKRFVNEAAPYMDFAHAMIEGQRFGVSHIPCWLITDIRSFRRYVIAGHLPIPKVPFAPVPTGRKVPRAWLQSGVVHEGRSWEELAGKIDVPAEALRRTAERFNELARRGHDDDFNRGDSAYDNYYGDPTLPNPNLYPLTKPPYYAFQIILGDLGTSGGLRTDEYARVLRSDDSVVKGLYAVGNTAASVMGRSYAGAGATIGPAMTFGYVAAKHIANEITTAAIESTSQRRC
- a CDS encoding LLM class flavin-dependent oxidoreductase gives rise to the protein MKISLFYEFPLPRPWAPDDEHKLFQDGLEEVELADKAGFSTVWLTEHHFLEEYCHSTAPEIFLAAASQRTNNIRLGFGIMHLPPPVNHPARVAERIATLDLLSNGRVEFGTGESSSVGELGGFGIDPADKRAMWEEALEVAIRCMIEEPFTGFKGRHVEMPPRNVVPKPLQKPHPPVWVACTRPASVQMAAQKCIGALSFAYTGPGPLTERVNGYYKELEEHGAPVTPQVNPNILAIGGDLSMMVAPTDEQAVERLGKGGGFFAFGIMHYYMTGTHTPGRTGVWKRYLEEVDKDPTLAYGPGRGPIGSPATVREFLRGYEESGVDELILLLTPRTHEATMESIELMGKQVLPEFIDRDEKARTDKAKRLEPIIEKLEARRPESHAPEFDESYAFGGLPTGRDHYTANEVSLAMDEMNAGIEQAAKRLKQEGWASRNPAADQQRTT
- a CDS encoding coniferyl-alcohol dehydrogenase, with the translated sequence MGQIDELWRYDGRRAVVTGCSSGIGAQVAHQLAELGADVVGLDLRPPPFDISEFFKLDLADPASIDCAVASIGDRVDSLFNVAGVSSGIGDPLRVVTINFLGLRQLTEAVIPTMPAGSSIVSVSSLAAASYREHQDQVAGLLRTQTMAEGIDWCRAQRNVLADGGYRLSKEAIILYTMKNTVPLGARGVRINCTGPGVTETPILDQLRNAYGQPYLDNIAKPLGRNAEPAEQAAVLVFLNSRAASYITGQVVWVDGGNIGAAIGRDLERRGVPWPA
- a CDS encoding cyclase family protein, encoding MASLTEFRKVARQVCNWGRWGDADELGTLNFITAEKVAEAASLVKHGKVFPLGVDFGSGGPQGAFQFRHNPMHVMTVDGGDASTLARYGPRWARNTVAQQLSGYFEDNPFRFNDDMIIMPLQAATQWDALSHVYYDDQLYNGFPASSVTSFGAYHCGIDKVDGKGITSRGVLLDLVRHRGVETFLELGNPITPEELDQVARSQKVKVGRGDIVLVRTGWWARFLSTGDGSELGSGLDWRCAAWLYDHDIAAVAADNLMVEDPLSGVEGTFLPMHMLCLRDMGLMLGEYWDLTALAEDCAADGVYDFQLVAPPLRVIGAVGSPVNPIAIK
- a CDS encoding NADPH-dependent FMN reductase — encoded protein: MTQSIGPLVVGVGGTLRSNSSTERALRHCLASVERQGGRVRLYCGADIELPMYNPHDPARTPKAVELISALREADAVIVGSPGYHGGVSGLVKNALDYIEDMRDDSRVYLDNKPWGCISCAYGWQAAVGTLDQLRAIGHALRAWPTPLGVAINSADQIWDETGELVDAGVRSQLELLASQVLTFARSAGISRPN